AGGCCTGGGTCCGGAAAATGGCAGGCATGTCCAGGAAGTGTTGCAGTACCTTTTTCCGTCCGGGCCGGTAAACCAGGTCGGGATACAGGCTGAATTCATGCCGGATCTGCTTCGTATAGGCCTGATATGCCTCCGGCGATGCCCCGAGGATCTGCAGATCGAAATCCAGGAAATAGTCCAGGTCTGGATGCTGTAACTCATTGACATGCGTCAGGGTGGCATTGATGAATGTTTCCACCAGCCTGGCCCGTTCAGCCGGATAACCGATAGCATGCAGATGGGTAACCGCTGCTGCTGCGCTTTGGGCTTCGTTATCAGACCCGGGAACGTTGTACACCAGGTCATGAAAAAAGATGGAAAAAAGTACGATGTCGTTATCCGTGATATTGTCCGCATATTCCTGTTGCAGGGAAATAAGGCTGGCAATATGCCGGAGATTATGGTAATGACGTTCCTTGCTGTTGTACGCCTCTTCCAGTGCCATCCAGGCCGGATTGATCAGATTAACATCGGTAGTATACGCCTGGTGGAGAGAAGACCAGATGATGGGTAAATCCTGTGCTGACATACGCCGTATTTTCGGGTTTCAAGTTAAAAATAAAACAGCTACCGGGCTACAAACCAGGGTTGTTGTATGGTTAAATGTGGAAAAATAAAAAGAGGTACCGTTTATAAGCGATACCTCTTTCGTTATACAGGTGTGTATTATTAAGCTTTAGCTTTGGCTGCTTCTGCACGGATCACGTTCAGCGCACCACCTGCCTTAAACCACTCGATCTGTTGTTCGTTATAAGTGTGGTTTACAGGGAACTGGTCTGAGCTGCCGTCTTTATGATGCAGGGCAACAGTCAGTTGTTTACCGGGAGCAAAGGTAGTGAGGCCCAGGATATCGATAGTATCATCTTCCTGGATCTTATCATAGTCTTCCTTGTTAGCGAAAGTCAGACCCAGCATACCCTGCTTTTTCAGGTTGGTTTCGTGGATACGGGCGAAAGATTTCACCAGGATGGCACGAACGCCGAGGTGACGGGGCTCCATGGCAGCGTGCTCACGGCTGGATCCTTCACCATAGTTTTCATCACCCACTACAACCGCACCGAAACCGGCAGCTTTGTAAGCGCGCATGGTGGCAGGAACAGGACCGTATTGGCCGGTTAATTCGTTTTTAACGGTATCAGTTTTATCGTTAAATGCGTTCACCGCACCGATCAGCATGTTATTGGAGATATTATCCAGGTGGCCACGGTATTTCAGCCATGGACCAGCCATAGAAATGTGGTCAGTAGTACATTTGCCTTTCGCTTTGATAAGCAGCTTCAGTCCTTTCAGATCTGTACCTTCCCATGCTGCAAATGGTGCCAGCAGCTGCAGGCGATCGGATGTCGGAGACACGATCACCTGTACACCGCTACCATCTTCAGCAGGAGCCTGGTATCCGGCATCTTCCACAGCAAAACCCTTTACAGGAAGCTCAAAACCTACCGGCTCATCCAGCATTACTTCCTCTCCGTTCTTGTTTTTCAGTTTGTCTTTCAGCGGATTGAAGGTGAGGTCACCGGCAATAGCAAGCGCTGTAACAATTTCAGGAGAAGCTACGAAAGCGTGGGTAGAAGCGTTACCATCGTTCCTTTTCGCGAAGTTACGGTTGAAGGAAGTGATGATAGAGTTCTTACGGTTCGGATCGTCGATATGACGGGCCCACTGACCAATACATGGACCACAGGCGTTAGCCAGTACCACACCGCCTACCTGATTAAAGGTATTCAACAGGCCATCTCTTTCGATGGTGTAGCGAACCAGTTCAGAACCCGGAGTGATAGTATATTCAGATTTCATATCCAGCTGCTTGTCGATAGCCTGCTGGGCCAGGGACGCAGAGCGGGAAATATCTTCATAGGAAGAGTTGGTGCAGGAACCGATCAGGGCTACTTCCAGTTTCTCAGGCCAGTTGTTTTCTTTTACTGCCTGCGCAAATTTGGAGATAGGCCATGCCAGATCCGGTGTAAACGGACCATTCACGTATGGTTCCAACTCGTCGAGGTTAATTTCGATCAGTTGATCGTAGTATTTGGCAGGATCTGCATATACTTCAGCATCCGGACGGAGGTGTTCTCTCACGCCATCAGCCAGGTTAGCCACATCGGTTCTGCCGGTAACTTTCAGGTAGTCGGCCATCTTGGTGTCGTATGCAAAGATGGAGCAGGTAGCACCGATCTCTGCACCCATGTTACAGATAGTGGCTTTACCGGTAGCGCTGAAGCTGTCGGCACCTTCACCAAAGTATTCCACGATAGCGCCTGTACCACCTTTTACAGTGAGGATACCAGCTACTTTCAGGATGATATCTTTAGCAGAAGTCCATCCGCTCATCTTACCGGTCAGTTTCACACCGATCAGTTTCGGCATTTTCAATTCCCAGGGTAAGCCAGCCATTACGTCTACTGCATCGGCGCCGCCCACACCGATAGCTACCATGCCTAAACCGCCGGCATTGGGAGTATGGGAGTCGGTACCGATCAGCATTCCGCCCGGAAACGCATAGTTTTCCAGTACTACCTGGTGGATGATACCAGCACCGGGTTTCCAGAAGCCAATACCATATTTATCAGAAATAGAAGAAAGGAAATCGTAAACTTCTTTGTTGGTGTCAATAGCAGTCGCCAGATCCTGCACTGCGCCTACTTTAGCCTGGATCAGGTGATCGCAGTGAACTGTCGACGGAACCGCTACTTTATCACGGCCACAGGTCATAAACTGGAGCAAAGCCATCTGGGCAGTTGCATCCTGCATAGCTACGCGATCCGGAGCAAATTCAACATAGGAATTGCCTCTTTCAAAGGGCGTGGTAGTCGGTGCAAACAGGTGAGCGTACAAAATCTTCTCAGCAAGTGTCAGCGGGCGACCTAACATTTTACGGGTTGCTTCCACTTTACCCGGGAGTGCCGCATACACTCTTTTAATCATGTCAATATCAAACACCATGGGAAAAAAATAATTTAAGAGCGGTTAAAAATTGCTCGCAAAATTAACTAAAAACAACAAGTTTTTAAATTAAATACCAAAGATAAAAGGATGCCCGGCTAAACTTCCTGTACTTTAACAGTTTTTTAAACGCAGCCATCGAACTGGCATAAAACCGGCTGTCTGCCATCCTGAATGCAGGTACTGCAGCCATTCGGCAGTGACTACAGGCGGCCATTTACAAGGATTTTTACTTGTTTTTCCGGGTGGAATTTGATACATTTGGAATATGAACCGGATAAAAGATTTTGTGGAATGGAAGGCGTTCGGTGTATGTGCTGCTATTGGAGATAAGTTAGGCATAGCCACGTCACGTATACGCATCTTCTTCATCTATGCTACCTTTCTGACTATGGGATCCCCACTCATCGTCTATATGATACTTGCTTTCTGGGTTAACATGAAGCATTATATCCTGAACGCAAGGCGAAACCCACTGAGATATCTATAAAAAAAGGCAGCTGACTACCAGTAGCCAGCCGCCATTAACTTCTCGTTCTTTAGTAGCCACCATCTGCTTTATGGTCGGCGGCTTTTATTCAAGATGAAAATTGGTCATACCATGGTAGTGGTTTTGGAGCTCATTCAGGGTGATAGGCTCAGTCAGACTACGGGTTTCATCGCGATAATGAAGCTGCAATAACGGGTTGTGGCCGTTTTCAAACCAACGCACCGAAAATGGGCCTCTCACATACAATGTACCCCCTGCAGCTGAAGATGCTGCTTCATCTTTGTGGAATTGCAGCTTCAACAGCGTGTCTTCCGTCAGATGGATGGGTACAAGATTGTCCAGGTCGTACCAGAGTTCATTGTCACCAGTAGCCACCAACACTTTTTTATCCTCATGATCTACCTGCAGAATTTTTCCTTCTCTTTCCGTTCCTCCGTAGTTGGTGATAACGGTATCACCTGATTTTAAATCATGGATGTTAATCATAGTGAGCAGAGTTTTTTGTGTAAAATGAATTTACAGAAAAAAATGCTTACTTCACTACTTTCCTGATTTCGACCAGTTTTTCGAGTAGTTCCTCCAGCAACTCAAGGCGAAGCATATTAGCACCGTCGGATTTGGCTTTGGAAGGATCAGGATGAGTTTCTATAAACAAACCATCGGCGCCGGTAGCAATAGCCGCTTTGGCGATAGTGCTGATCATTTGCGGATTACCGCCTGTAACACCACTCGTTTGGTTCGGCTGCTGCAGGGAATGCGTACAATCCATTACTACAGGCTGGCCCAGGTGCTTCATGATGGGAATATTGCGATAATCCACTACCAGATCCTGGTAACCGAAAGTGGTACCTCTTTCAGTAAGCATAATATGTTCATTGCCGGTACCCTTGATCTTTTCCACCGCAAATTTCATGGCTTCCCCACTCAGGAACTGTCCCTTTTTCACATTCACTACTTTTCCGGTTTCTGCAGCTGCCAGCAGGATATCAGTTTGACGGCAAAGGAAGGCCGGAATTTGTAACACGTCCACATAGGCTGCTGCCATGGCCGCTTCCGCTGCAGAATGGATATCGGAAGTAACCGGAACGTTGAAGGTCTGCCCTATTTTTTGCAACAGGTCCAGTCCTTCTACATCCCCGATGCCTGTAAAGGAATGCACACTGGTACGATTGGCTTTCCGGTAGGAGGCTTTGAAGATGTAAGGGATGGCCAGCCTTTTACAGATCTTAGTCACCTTTTCCGCCACCGTCATCAGCAGATCCTCATCTTCTACCACACAAGGGCCAGCGATCAGGAAAAAGTTCTCCGGGTTGTATTGTTCTTTAAACAGAGATTTCAAATGCTTCATATCTTGAATAAATTGGGTCATTGAATTGAAGCTGCAAAGATAGGCAATCCGCCGCAAAGGGCCTTGCTACGTGGGGGCAATTTGCCTAATTGTCATAATATTGTAATTCAAAAACCAGACACAAGACCCGAAGCAGTTTTAATTGTTATAACATTGTCATCCACTGAACCCGGATGAGCGGAAATAGAGGGGAACCCATTAATATTACGGTCAATTTGAACAGCTTATAATTTTATTTTTATTATATGAAGAGAGATAAGATTCTGGTTATTGGCGCCTGTGGACAAATCGGTGTGGAACTGACCCTGGCCCTGAGGAAGATGTACGGGGATGCGAACGTAGTGGCATCCGACCTGCGGGAAGAACATGAGTTACTGAAGGGTACCGGGCCATATGTATCGCTGGATGTAATGAATAAGGAGATGTTGCACGTGCTGGTGATCCGTCATAATATAACCCAGATCTACCTGCTGGCGGCTATTTTATCGGCTACCGGTGAAAAGAATCCGCTGCTGGCCTGGCATATCAATATGCAAAGCCTGCTGAATGTGCTGGACATTGCGAAAGAAGAGCACCTCGATAAGGTATACTGGCCCAGCTCTATCGCCGTATTCGGACCAGATTCCCCCGCCAGTTCAACGCCACAGCATACCATTATCGAACCTACCACCATCTATGGCATCAGTAAATTCGCCGGTGAACGCTGGTGCGAATACTACAATCACCGCTTCGGGGTGGATGTACGCAGCCTCAGATATCCGGGCCTGATCAGCTATAAATCAGCGCCAGGTGGCGGTACTACCGATTATGCAGTAGAAATATTCCATGAAGCTAAGGAGCATAAGCAATATACCAGCTTCCTCTCTGAGGATACCTATCTGCCTATGATGTATATGCCCGATGCCATCAGAGCTACCATAGAGCTGATGGAAGCAGATGCTTCCCGCATCAGCGTTCGTTCGGCCTATAACCTTTCCGCTATGAGCTTCTCTCCAAAAGAGATCGGCGCAGAGATCAAAAAGCATATACCGGATTTTGTAATGTCGTATGAACCGGATTATCGCCAGCAGATTGCAGATGGCTGGCCGGATAGTATAGATGATCAACAGGCGCGCCACGACTGGAACTGGAAGCCTGAATATGATCTGACAACGATGACAACGGACATGTTGAAGAACATATAATGTAATTAGGAATTACAAAATAAAGGGGGAGATAGTAGCGAAGTCAATCTTCGTGTTTACTATCTCCCCTTTTATTTAGTAATTTCTAATTCTACTCTATGAAGCCAACCGCTACGGTTGTATTGTTAAACTCGTCGATGAGAATAAATGCGCCGTTGGCAGGGTTACTTTGATAAGGATCTGCAAATACAGGTGCAGCTGTTTTCAATGTAATTCTTCCTATATCATTTAATCCCATTTCTGTTTTATCAGTAAGCTGTACATGATTCGTTACATCTGTGATGTAGTTGATCTGTTGTACTTTGGCTTTCACCCGGTTTACGCCGTGCTGCAGTAAATAGGTTTTACCGGCAGTGAGTTTTTGTTGATCCATCCAGCATACGCTGGCGCTTATTTCTTTCAGCTGTGCAGGTACTTCTGTGGTTTTTACCAGCATATTACCTCTGCTGCTGTCTATTTCATCTTCCAGTGTGATCACCACACTTTCACGTGCATGCGCTACCGTTAGTTGCTTTTCGAATTGTTCGATGGTTTTTATACGGCTTTTCTGGTTGGAAGGCAATGAAATCACTTCGTCGCCTACACTGAAATGGCCGCTGGCCACTTTGCCCGCAAATCCGCGGAAATCGTGGAACTCAGTGGTTCTCGGACGAATCACGCTCTGGATAGGGAAACGGGAAGGATGATTGTTATCTTCATGATCAAAAGAAATCTGCTCCAGGTATTCCAGTAAGGTCGGACCTTCATACCAGCTGATAGTGCCGGTGCGTGTAGCCACGTTTTCCCCATACAGGGAAGATATCGGAATAAATTTCACTTCCTGCCCCTTGAAGCCGGCGTTGTTCAATACCTGCTGGAAGTCTTCCACTATCTGATTGAACCGCGCTTCATTGTATTCCACCAGGTCCATCTTATTCACGCACACTGCCAGGTAAGGAATACGCAGGAGGTTGGCGATAAAGAAGTGACGATGGGTTTGCTCTACAATTCCTTTGCGCGCATCGATCAGGATGAGTGATACCTGCGCATTGGAAGCGCCGGTCACCATGTTACGGGTATATTCGATATGCCCCGGTGTATCAGCGATAATATATTTGCGGGTAGGAGTGGAGAAGTAGATGTGTGCCACATCAATGGTGATCCCTTGTTCGCGTTCAGCTACCAGCCCATCGGTGAGCAGCGACAGATCCGTGAAATCAAGTCCTTTACGTTTGCTGGCCGAATGGAGTGCTTCCATTTTATCCTGCGGAATTGAATTGGTGTCATATAGTAAACGGCCGATCAAGGTACTTTTACCATCATCCACACTACCGGAAGTGGCTATACGTAAAACTTCCATATATTTTCTTCGTTTAAAGGTCAGCTGTCAGCGATAAGCTTTTAGCCCCTGGTGATCAGTTAATTTATTCCAGTAATGAAGGCGGTTAAAAGTATCCTGCCTGCTTTCTCTTTTCCATGGCGGCTTCAGAGCGTTTGTCGTCTATACGTGCGCCACGTTCAGATATCTTTGCTTCCATGATTTCAGCAATGATATCTTCCAGTTTGTCTGCTTCAGACAGTACGGCAGCGGTACATGTCATGTCGCCAACGGTGCGGAAGCGCACTTTCTGACGGAAAGGTACTTCGTCGGCGGTAGTATTGAGGAAGGAAGAATATGGCCAGTAAAGTCCATCTCTTTCTATGATCTCTCTTTCGTGTGAGAAGTAAATAGACGGAATTTCCAGTTTTTCGCGTACGATGTAATTCCATACATCCAGCTCTGTCCAGTTGGAAATAGGAAACACCCTAACGTTTTCGCCTATATTAATTTTACCATTGAGGATATCAAATAGCTCAGGACGTTGCATTTTGGCGTTCCATTGGCCGAATTCGTCGCGTACGGAGAAGATTCTTTCCTTGGCACGTGCCTTTTCTTCGTCGCGGCGCGCGCCGCCGATGCAGGCATCAAATTTACCTTCTTCGATGGCATCGAGCAGGGTCACTGTTTGCAGTGCATTCCTGCTGGCGTATTTGCCGGTTTCTTCCTGTACCTTACCCTGATCGATACTGTCCTGTACATTTCTTACAATGATATCCAGTCCCAGGGTATTCACCAGCCAGTCGCGGAACTGAATGGTTTCAGGGAAATTGTGTCCGGTATCCACATGTAATAATGAGAATGGTATTTTACCCGGGTAAAACGCTTTCTGGGCGAGCCTTACCAGGGTGATAGAATCTTTACCGCCGGAGAAAAGCAGCACTGGCTTTTCGAACTGTGCTACTGTTTCACGAAGTATATATATCGCCTCATCTTCCAGGGCCTGTGGGAATTCCCAATTTATTTTGCTGGTCATGAATCCTGTTATTATCTGTAATCAAAAACTAAAAGCAGTTATCCGTGCAATCCGCACTCTTTCTTCGACTGTTCCCACCACCAGCGGCCTGCGCGGGGATGTTCTCCAGCCTCGATGGCGCGTGTACAAGGCGCACAGCCTATGCTCACAAAGCCTTTGTCGTGCAGTTTGTTGTACGGAACGTTATACTTTTCCAGGTAGGCCACTACTTCGTCATAGCCCCAGTGGATAAGTGGGTTATATTTATAGAGATGTCGTTGGGAATCCCATTCCAGGGTTTCCATATTCTGGCGGTTCTCGGACTGTTCTGCCCTAAGCCCCGTGATCCATACTTTCACGCCCTCCAGTGCCCGGTTGAGGGGAATTATTTTACGGATACCACAACACTCTTTGCGGTTCTCCACAGATTCATAAAAGCTATTAGGACCTTTAGTGGTAACAAGCTTCTCTACGGCTGCTGTATCGGGGTAATAAACTTCAACAGGCTGTTTGTAACGGGCCATGGTAAGATCCATTACATCGTAGGTTTCCTGGAAAAGACGACCTGTATCCAGGGTGAAAACTCTAACCGGCAATTGGTTACGCCAGATAATATCTGATATTACCTGGTCTTCCTGGCCAAACGAAGTGGAGAATGCCACGGCTCCGGGATACTGATCCAGCAGAAACTGTATGGCCTCCTCTACTGATTTGTTAACCAGCTGGGTGGTAATGTCTGTCATGTAGATCTTCCTTATTGATTGATATGTCTAGTGCCAGCGAGTGATTACGGTCACTCTATGTACAAAAATACATAAAACCTATAAAAAAGATAGACTATTTGTGCGAAAATTATTTTATTGTTCTAAGTTGCTTAAAAAGAAAGAATTACGAATTACGAAATAGCTCGAAGACCTTAGCGATTGATAATACTATTATCCGCTAAGGTCTTCGAGCTATTTCGTAATTCGTAATTATCCTATCCTCGTGTCAGAATATCTTTCAGCGTCTTATTCTCCAGAATTTTCAGCGCAGAATCTCTCACTTTGCTCATTACCTCATTCAGGCCGCAAGTGGCCTCATCCCTGCAATTTTCACAGCGCTCATAGTAATTGAGGCTAACACAAGGCAACAAGGCAATAGGACCATCCAGCAGACGGATAATCTTTGCCAGGGCTATCTCTTTCGGGGGGCGCATCAGGTAATAACCGCCTCCCTTTCCTTTCTTGCTACCCAAAATACCAGCGTTCTTCAACTCCAGTAAGATGTTTTCCAGGAACTTGATAGAGATATTTTTCTCCTGGGCAATTTCTGATATAAGGATGGGGCCCTTATCTACATTCTCAGCCAGGTGAACTAATGCGTGAAAAGCGTATTGTGTTTTTTTCGATAACATACTCACTGATTTGCATCCCTCCCGGATGAACTTTTAGTACGTGTGCACTTTTTATTCCTGCAAAGATAAGATTTTAATAGCAACCAGCTGCTGGCAGCTAGTCTCCGATGCCAAGCACTTCTTTCATGGAAAAAACGCCGGTTTTACCTTTCAGCCATTCTGCGGCTACTACTGCGCCTGCAGCAAAGCCTTCCCGGGAATGGGCGGTATGGGTAATGGAGATATCATCGATGGCGGAAGTGTAAGTGATCGTGTGGGTACCCGGCGCCGGGTCTATCCTTTTGGAGATGATAGCCAGATTTTCCGGTTTGGAAGTTTCTTCATTCACCCAGCCGGTTTTACGGGTTACGCTGGCCAGCACCTGTTCTGCCAGGGTAATAGCAGTACCACTGGGAGCGTCTTTCTTCTGGGTATGATGGATTTCTTCCATCTGCACATTATACTGAGGCTGTCCGGCCATCAGTGAAGCAAGCCGTTTGTTAACCTCAAAGAAAATATTTACACCGATACTGAAATTGGTGGCGTGGAGAAAGCCCTGGTTTTTTTCCACGGCAAGTGCTTTGATCTCAGGCAGTTTTTCCAGCCAGCCAGTGGTACCACTTACAACCGGTACATTGGCCTCAAAGCATTTCAGAATATTGTGATAGGCTGTTTCAGGGGTGGTAAACTCAATCGCCACATCTGCCTTTGACAAGTGTTCCTTTTCCAGCAGATGCTGACTGTTCATGTCTATCCGGAGCACCACTTCGTGACCTTTGGCAGTGGCAATGGCATCTATTGCCTGTCCCATTTTACCATAACCGATAAGCGCAATTTTCATGACCCTTAGATTAGATATATTTAGTATTGATTGATAAAAGCAGTGGATCAACGGCCGG
The genomic region above belongs to Chitinophaga sp. 180180018-3 and contains:
- the dapB gene encoding 4-hydroxy-tetrahydrodipicolinate reductase, which codes for MKIALIGYGKMGQAIDAIATAKGHEVVLRIDMNSQHLLEKEHLSKADVAIEFTTPETAYHNILKCFEANVPVVSGTTGWLEKLPEIKALAVEKNQGFLHATNFSIGVNIFFEVNKRLASLMAGQPQYNVQMEEIHHTQKKDAPSGTAITLAEQVLASVTRKTGWVNEETSKPENLAIISKRIDPAPGTHTITYTSAIDDISITHTAHSREGFAAGAVVAAEWLKGKTGVFSMKEVLGIGD
- a CDS encoding PspC domain-containing protein, coding for MNRIKDFVEWKAFGVCAAIGDKLGIATSRIRIFFIYATFLTMGSPLIVYMILAFWVNMKHYILNARRNPLRYL
- a CDS encoding phosphoadenylyl-sulfate reductase, yielding MTDITTQLVNKSVEEAIQFLLDQYPGAVAFSTSFGQEDQVISDIIWRNQLPVRVFTLDTGRLFQETYDVMDLTMARYKQPVEVYYPDTAAVEKLVTTKGPNSFYESVENRKECCGIRKIIPLNRALEGVKVWITGLRAEQSENRQNMETLEWDSQRHLYKYNPLIHWGYDEVVAYLEKYNVPYNKLHDKGFVSIGCAPCTRAIEAGEHPRAGRWWWEQSKKECGLHG
- a CDS encoding NAD-dependent epimerase/dehydratase family protein — translated: MKRDKILVIGACGQIGVELTLALRKMYGDANVVASDLREEHELLKGTGPYVSLDVMNKEMLHVLVIRHNITQIYLLAAILSATGEKNPLLAWHINMQSLLNVLDIAKEEHLDKVYWPSSIAVFGPDSPASSTPQHTIIEPTTIYGISKFAGERWCEYYNHRFGVDVRSLRYPGLISYKSAPGGGTTDYAVEIFHEAKEHKQYTSFLSEDTYLPMMYMPDAIRATIELMEADASRISVRSAYNLSAMSFSPKEIGAEIKKHIPDFVMSYEPDYRQQIADGWPDSIDDQQARHDWNWKPEYDLTTMTTDMLKNI
- the cysD gene encoding sulfate adenylyltransferase subunit CysD, with the translated sequence MTSKINWEFPQALEDEAIYILRETVAQFEKPVLLFSGGKDSITLVRLAQKAFYPGKIPFSLLHVDTGHNFPETIQFRDWLVNTLGLDIIVRNVQDSIDQGKVQEETGKYASRNALQTVTLLDAIEEGKFDACIGGARRDEEKARAKERIFSVRDEFGQWNAKMQRPELFDILNGKINIGENVRVFPISNWTELDVWNYIVREKLEIPSIYFSHEREIIERDGLYWPYSSFLNTTADEVPFRQKVRFRTVGDMTCTAAVLSEADKLEDIIAEIMEAKISERGARIDDKRSEAAMEKRKQAGYF
- a CDS encoding aconitate hydratase, giving the protein MVFDIDMIKRVYAALPGKVEATRKMLGRPLTLAEKILYAHLFAPTTTPFERGNSYVEFAPDRVAMQDATAQMALLQFMTCGRDKVAVPSTVHCDHLIQAKVGAVQDLATAIDTNKEVYDFLSSISDKYGIGFWKPGAGIIHQVVLENYAFPGGMLIGTDSHTPNAGGLGMVAIGVGGADAVDVMAGLPWELKMPKLIGVKLTGKMSGWTSAKDIILKVAGILTVKGGTGAIVEYFGEGADSFSATGKATICNMGAEIGATCSIFAYDTKMADYLKVTGRTDVANLADGVREHLRPDAEVYADPAKYYDQLIEINLDELEPYVNGPFTPDLAWPISKFAQAVKENNWPEKLEVALIGSCTNSSYEDISRSASLAQQAIDKQLDMKSEYTITPGSELVRYTIERDGLLNTFNQVGGVVLANACGPCIGQWARHIDDPNRKNSIITSFNRNFAKRNDGNASTHAFVASPEIVTALAIAGDLTFNPLKDKLKNKNGEEVMLDEPVGFELPVKGFAVEDAGYQAPAEDGSGVQVIVSPTSDRLQLLAPFAAWEGTDLKGLKLLIKAKGKCTTDHISMAGPWLKYRGHLDNISNNMLIGAVNAFNDKTDTVKNELTGQYGPVPATMRAYKAAGFGAVVVGDENYGEGSSREHAAMEPRHLGVRAILVKSFARIHETNLKKQGMLGLTFANKEDYDKIQEDDTIDILGLTTFAPGKQLTVALHHKDGSSDQFPVNHTYNEQQIEWFKAGGALNVIRAEAAKAKA
- a CDS encoding GTP-binding protein — protein: MEVLRIATSGSVDDGKSTLIGRLLYDTNSIPQDKMEALHSASKRKGLDFTDLSLLTDGLVAEREQGITIDVAHIYFSTPTRKYIIADTPGHIEYTRNMVTGASNAQVSLILIDARKGIVEQTHRHFFIANLLRIPYLAVCVNKMDLVEYNEARFNQIVEDFQQVLNNAGFKGQEVKFIPISSLYGENVATRTGTISWYEGPTLLEYLEQISFDHEDNNHPSRFPIQSVIRPRTTEFHDFRGFAGKVASGHFSVGDEVISLPSNQKSRIKTIEQFEKQLTVAHARESVVITLEDEIDSSRGNMLVKTTEVPAQLKEISASVCWMDQQKLTAGKTYLLQHGVNRVKAKVQQINYITDVTNHVQLTDKTEMGLNDIGRITLKTAAPVFADPYQSNPANGAFILIDEFNNTTVAVGFIE
- the kdsA gene encoding 3-deoxy-8-phosphooctulonate synthase, with amino-acid sequence MKHLKSLFKEQYNPENFFLIAGPCVVEDEDLLMTVAEKVTKICKRLAIPYIFKASYRKANRTSVHSFTGIGDVEGLDLLQKIGQTFNVPVTSDIHSAAEAAMAAAYVDVLQIPAFLCRQTDILLAAAETGKVVNVKKGQFLSGEAMKFAVEKIKGTGNEHIMLTERGTTFGYQDLVVDYRNIPIMKHLGQPVVMDCTHSLQQPNQTSGVTGGNPQMISTIAKAAIATGADGLFIETHPDPSKAKSDGANMLRLELLEELLEKLVEIRKVVK
- a CDS encoding Rrf2 family transcriptional regulator; this translates as MLSKKTQYAFHALVHLAENVDKGPILISEIAQEKNISIKFLENILLELKNAGILGSKKGKGGGYYLMRPPKEIALAKIIRLLDGPIALLPCVSLNYYERCENCRDEATCGLNEVMSKVRDSALKILENKTLKDILTRG